In Polaribacter sp. Hel_I_88, the following proteins share a genomic window:
- a CDS encoding AraC family transcriptional regulator, which produces MSQKFAIEDHFVEDIVKEMAINLSADFKEEDNITSFKIPEINGVGEVLAVQFASGLGIMNSAYKLNEDLVLKMNKNRINPLKFVFNLGDTFYHNFGKEGDFESIPKYSGAIIGSSIDKTHSFKIPKDKNIHIFSLELNRNLFEHKLASFKFNLGDELSKLLRDVKAENPFFYTYPFGSEEFEMIHKILHNTKKGFIGSLYKEGVTYTILSNTLETYLGNTLDNDIDTLSEKDTDQVVIISKFIEDNLSDLPTIEEIANKNFLSESKLQKLFNIYYSCSVHDFTRNKRLDRARILLEDANYTIAEIADELGIRSNSYFSKIFKERYGVTPSKYKNSRLSEIRIY; this is translated from the coding sequence ATGTCCCAAAAATTTGCTATAGAAGATCATTTTGTAGAAGATATTGTAAAAGAAATGGCAATAAATTTAAGTGCCGATTTTAAAGAAGAAGATAATATTACTTCTTTTAAAATTCCCGAAATTAATGGAGTTGGAGAAGTTTTAGCAGTACAGTTTGCATCTGGTTTAGGGATTATGAATTCAGCTTATAAGCTAAATGAAGATTTGGTTTTAAAAATGAACAAAAATAGGATTAATCCGCTAAAGTTTGTTTTTAATCTAGGTGATACATTTTATCATAATTTTGGAAAAGAAGGTGATTTTGAAAGTATTCCTAAATACAGTGGAGCTATTATTGGAAGTTCTATTGATAAAACTCATTCCTTTAAAATTCCAAAAGATAAAAATATACATATATTTAGTTTAGAATTAAATAGAAATTTATTTGAACATAAATTGGCTTCCTTTAAGTTTAATTTAGGAGATGAATTAAGCAAACTTTTGAGAGATGTAAAGGCTGAAAACCCTTTTTTTTACACCTATCCTTTTGGCTCAGAGGAGTTTGAAATGATTCATAAAATACTACATAATACCAAAAAAGGATTTATTGGTTCATTATATAAAGAAGGAGTAACGTACACTATTTTGTCCAATACTTTAGAAACCTATTTAGGAAATACTTTAGATAATGATATTGACACATTATCAGAAAAAGATACAGATCAAGTTGTAATCATATCTAAATTTATTGAAGATAATTTAAGCGATTTACCAACCATTGAAGAAATTGCGAATAAAAACTTTTTATCAGAAAGTAAACTTCAAAAATTATTTAATATTTACTATAGTTGTTCTGTACACGATTTTACGCGAAATAAAAGATTAGATAGAGCTAGAATTTTGTTAGAAGATGCTAATTATACTATTGCAGAAATTGCAGATGAATTAGGGATTAGAAGCAACAGTTATTTTTCTAAAATATTTAAAGAAAGATATGGAGTTACTCCATCTAAATATAAAAATTCTAGATTATCTGAAATCAGAATTTATTAA
- a CDS encoding response regulator, which translates to MATTKHNLLLIEDDFCIGEKLYNSTKDLKNIHTVHLAVNLQEAKTRLMQTNYNVIVLDLNLPDGNGIELLKWLREKNKLVKVFVFSINIELKRMCLKNGADAFFDKSQDFDLLISEISNSLSL; encoded by the coding sequence TTGGCAACAACTAAACACAATCTTTTATTAATTGAAGATGATTTTTGTATTGGAGAAAAGTTATATAATTCTACAAAAGACTTAAAGAACATCCATACAGTTCACTTAGCTGTAAATTTACAAGAGGCAAAAACGAGGTTAATGCAAACAAACTACAATGTTATTGTTCTTGACTTAAATTTGCCTGATGGCAATGGAATAGAATTGTTAAAGTGGCTTAGAGAAAAAAATAAGCTTGTAAAAGTGTTTGTATTTTCTATAAATATCGAGCTAAAAAGAATGTGTTTAAAAAATGGTGCTGATGCTTTTTTTGATAAATCTCAAGACTTCGATTTATTAATTAGTGAAATTTCAAATAGTTTATCATTATAG
- a CDS encoding PAS domain S-box protein has product MRFKEYSNKLVSSTNISIIYFIICSLYIIFSDRFLLLFFEENISNETLSEIQSYKGVFFVLVSSLLIYYALKKRDKIVIEYTKNLKKNQKQYQDLFENMSHGVIYATPKGIVTSVNESTLQILGITEKEMIGKSIFDTSWKPIDSKRELIGLHDNPAKRAITNKKPVRNNIVGVVNVKTGLYTWLKVNAIPEFENGNKELFRVCVTIDDVTQLKTYQEELEESKDQINVSLKKTQFNEFLLKEASKLAKLGAYEVHIDSQNAYYSHLLHDLFEFPANDKFPLKGVSKFLTEESNTILQEGVKACMEFGTIVDEILDLKVKDDKHLKYRVIIKPIYNENNKIIGRRGVVQDITEQKKVEEKIVQSEQRFKALVQEGSDLYAIIDKIGNYVYMSPSSMRIIGIPPEEFIGKNAFEFLHPDDTENALESLNKVITEDRVVMQHYRAKNHKDKWRWVETVLTNMLNNPAVNGIVVNSRDITAQVEQEENLIKAKEIAEENEHKMKEAQQLAKLGSWYYDVINKVSEWSEETYNIWGFDSAKTSIEFLDHQKRISPKDWEYFIAVVDNATKKGIPFKMELELTMPDASKKIVNAIAKPIFNEKNQVIAFKGTTQDITDQIAIENELRQAKDKAEESEYSIREAGRIAKIGYWSYDKEKDIISWSDQIHKIYGTNPEKEVPSLDVILSFFTEKSKKEIVEATIELATKGTPYELELNLINYKNENIWIRNLGQPVYNDQNEIIGRRGVSQNITKEKNDQLALLKAKEKVERNQNIMNQASKVAKIGYWYQDLVHNTLTWSDYIYQLYKLKPEDDILRYDVAKSYFDAESQEKISIANKKLNEFGTPYDLELRVVFSENEELWIRNMVQPVYNEHKKIIGKRGVIQNITEEKSLRELNRQVASLAKIGSWEVNLVDKTVFWSEEVHIIHGTNPETYNPQLDEAINFYRKDFHELIKSSVEKCISKGKSYDLEAVIITADKKELWVRSNAKAEFSNGVCTRIFGSFQDINERKQAEIAVQESETKFRTIFEIASLGIAQVDPSNGKIILINSYYETITGYSVEELLQMKFSELTHPDDLEGDLELFYKAARGEEDYSNEKRYIKKDGNIVWVRIHLAFIRDENGNPKKTVAICEDITQRKEAESRLQSLADNLPGVVFQYFLYPDNTDKLKAITAGSQEVWGFTAKDVEQNNQLVWSQVEAGGDLDIVKTSISESIKTQTKWSAQWKYVMPNGEIKTHLGYGSPNLLADGTVMFNSVILDVTEEAKNELLLEQTNKIAKIGSWEMDLISQEGDKMFWSPSIKEILEIDSNYNPTLKDGIEFHIGESRERIKNALMLLIKDGIEFDEEILLRTATGKQRWCRAIGKSEIINGKNTRIYGSYQDIHEKKIAMQELKKSLKSLKDFKYSLDQSAIIAFTNQKGEITSVNENFCDITGYNKNEVIRKTLKILNSNYHSELFFKELWKTITSGKVWRGEIKNKTKDGSYYWVDATIVPFLDENNKPTQYLAINFDITERKKVEEEKTRFQETLENSLNEVYMFDYETYKFIYVNKGAIQNLGYSKEEIKELTPLDLKANHTASTFNELLAPLHNNEKSKVVFFTNHIRKDGSIYPVEVHITLVDEANHKNFIAIVLDITERKKAQENLLLTTERLRIATTSVKIGIWDWDVVNDILTWDDRMLELYGVKKENFDGALSAWQKSVHPDDLEWTSKHLLDTINGVHNFNSVFRVVWPDKSIHYIEANATVIRDKEGIALRMIGGNIDITESKKIQSEILEAKEQVEISEAKFKSYTEKSPIAIFTTDLSGSYTYVNETWLSLTGLVLEEALSPSGWSKAVHPSDLKKVNKNWYKSVKSNGKWKYEYRFINKKTENIIWVEATAKELFNDKNELIGYLGTNVNITDRKKAEEMYRLLADNTNDIIALQEPNSNIKYISPAVESLLGYKQDELLKKQFREVIHKDDMTYINKEFNEKLLKGIVIEAITYRAQHKKGHFVWLETLISPIMKDNEIVSLISTSRDVTQWMFAKKEIEDYQSSLQKLTSEISLIEEKQKKEIAANIHDHLSQSLVISKMRITELEKKTELKNIQKDLEFIKSHISSALENSRTITYELSPPVLYQLGVVHALDWFAEEIEEKYGIKFNFNSNVDTIKLTDFKSILIFRCVQEAVTNTIKYAEATLITLELIKHKNAVDILITDNGKGFDTAVLNTGGNSSSGFGLFAVKERIRSLNGKFIITSELKIGTKIKIYVPLDI; this is encoded by the coding sequence ATGAGATTTAAAGAATACTCTAATAAATTAGTATCCTCTACAAATATTTCTATCATTTATTTTATAATATGTTCATTATATATTATTTTTTCAGATAGATTTTTACTGCTCTTTTTTGAAGAAAATATTTCTAATGAAACTTTAAGTGAAATTCAGTCTTATAAAGGTGTGTTTTTTGTTTTAGTGAGCTCTTTACTTATTTATTATGCTTTAAAAAAAAGAGATAAAATAGTAATAGAGTACACAAAAAATCTAAAAAAAAATCAAAAACAGTATCAAGATCTTTTTGAAAACATGTCTCATGGAGTTATTTATGCTACTCCAAAAGGAATCGTTACTTCTGTAAACGAATCTACTTTACAAATTTTAGGTATAACTGAAAAGGAGATGATTGGGAAATCTATCTTTGATACTTCTTGGAAACCAATAGACAGTAAAAGGGAACTTATAGGTTTACATGATAACCCAGCAAAAAGAGCTATCACTAATAAAAAACCAGTTCGTAATAATATTGTTGGGGTTGTTAATGTTAAAACAGGTTTGTACACTTGGTTAAAAGTAAATGCAATACCTGAGTTTGAAAATGGAAATAAAGAACTTTTTAGGGTTTGTGTAACTATAGATGATGTTACTCAATTAAAAACATATCAAGAGGAATTAGAGGAGTCTAAAGATCAAATTAACGTATCATTAAAAAAAACACAATTCAATGAGTTTTTATTAAAAGAAGCTAGCAAGTTGGCTAAACTTGGCGCTTATGAGGTGCATATAGATTCTCAAAATGCTTATTACTCTCACTTATTACATGATCTTTTTGAGTTTCCTGCAAATGATAAATTTCCTTTAAAAGGTGTTTCAAAATTTCTTACAGAAGAATCTAATACTATTTTACAGGAAGGAGTTAAAGCATGTATGGAATTTGGTACCATAGTGGATGAAATTCTGGATCTAAAAGTTAAAGATGATAAACATTTAAAATATAGAGTAATTATTAAGCCAATTTATAATGAAAATAATAAAATTATTGGCAGAAGAGGGGTTGTACAAGACATTACAGAACAGAAAAAAGTAGAAGAAAAAATAGTACAAAGTGAACAACGCTTTAAAGCTTTAGTTCAAGAAGGCTCTGACTTATATGCAATAATAGACAAAATAGGAAACTACGTTTACATGAGTCCTTCTAGTATGAGAATTATTGGCATACCACCAGAAGAATTTATAGGTAAAAATGCTTTTGAATTTCTACACCCAGATGATACTGAAAATGCTTTAGAAAGTCTTAACAAAGTTATTACTGAAGATAGGGTTGTTATGCAACACTATAGAGCTAAAAACCATAAAGATAAGTGGAGATGGGTAGAAACAGTGTTAACTAACATGCTCAATAATCCTGCAGTAAATGGTATTGTTGTAAACTCAAGAGACATCACAGCTCAGGTTGAACAAGAAGAAAACTTAATTAAAGCCAAGGAAATAGCAGAAGAAAATGAGCATAAAATGAAAGAGGCTCAACAACTTGCTAAATTAGGCAGTTGGTATTATGATGTTATAAATAAAGTATCTGAATGGTCTGAAGAAACTTATAATATATGGGGGTTTGATTCAGCAAAAACTTCAATAGAATTTTTAGATCACCAAAAGAGAATTAGCCCAAAAGATTGGGAGTACTTTATAGCTGTAGTTGATAATGCAACTAAAAAAGGAATTCCTTTTAAGATGGAATTAGAGCTAACAATGCCTGATGCTTCTAAGAAAATTGTGAATGCTATAGCGAAACCAATTTTTAATGAAAAAAATCAAGTAATTGCGTTTAAGGGAACAACCCAAGATATTACAGATCAAATTGCAATTGAAAATGAATTAAGACAAGCCAAAGATAAAGCCGAAGAAAGCGAATATTCTATTAGAGAAGCTGGTAGAATTGCTAAAATAGGCTACTGGTCTTATGATAAAGAGAAAGATATAATTTCTTGGTCTGACCAGATTCATAAAATATATGGTACAAATCCTGAAAAAGAAGTTCCAAGTTTGGATGTTATTCTTAGCTTTTTTACTGAAAAATCAAAAAAAGAAATTGTAGAAGCAACTATAGAATTAGCCACAAAAGGAACACCTTATGAGTTAGAGCTAAATTTGATTAACTATAAAAATGAAAATATTTGGATTCGTAATCTAGGGCAACCCGTTTATAATGACCAAAATGAAATTATTGGTAGAAGAGGTGTTTCACAAAATATTACCAAAGAAAAAAATGATCAATTGGCCTTATTAAAAGCAAAGGAAAAGGTTGAAAGGAATCAAAATATCATGAATCAAGCAAGTAAAGTGGCTAAAATAGGATATTGGTATCAAGATCTTGTTCATAATACACTTACTTGGTCAGATTATATTTATCAGCTTTATAAATTAAAACCAGAAGATGATATTTTAAGATATGATGTTGCTAAAAGTTACTTTGATGCTGAATCTCAAGAAAAGATAAGCATTGCAAATAAAAAATTAAATGAATTTGGTACTCCATATGATTTAGAATTAAGAGTTGTTTTTTCTGAAAATGAAGAACTTTGGATACGAAACATGGTGCAACCTGTTTATAACGAGCATAAAAAAATTATTGGTAAAAGAGGTGTTATACAAAATATTACAGAAGAAAAAAGTTTACGAGAACTAAATAGGCAAGTGGCTAGTTTAGCTAAAATTGGAAGTTGGGAGGTAAACTTAGTTGATAAAACAGTTTTTTGGTCAGAAGAAGTACATATAATTCATGGCACAAATCCAGAAACCTATAACCCACAATTAGATGAAGCTATAAATTTCTACAGAAAAGATTTTCATGAACTTATAAAATCTAGTGTTGAAAAATGTATATCGAAGGGCAAATCTTATGATTTAGAAGCTGTTATTATTACAGCAGATAAAAAAGAATTATGGGTTCGATCAAATGCAAAAGCAGAATTTAGTAACGGCGTTTGTACACGAATTTTTGGTAGTTTTCAAGATATAAATGAACGTAAACAAGCCGAAATTGCTGTTCAAGAAAGTGAAACTAAATTCAGGACTATTTTTGAAATTGCTTCTTTAGGGATTGCACAGGTTGATCCATCCAATGGTAAAATAATTCTGATTAATTCGTATTATGAAACTATTACAGGATATTCTGTGGAAGAATTACTGCAGATGAAATTTTCAGAACTTACACATCCTGATGATCTTGAGGGCGATTTGGAATTATTCTATAAAGCAGCTCGTGGAGAAGAGGATTATAGTAATGAAAAGCGTTATATTAAAAAAGACGGTAATATTGTTTGGGTTCGTATTCATTTAGCCTTTATAAGAGACGAAAACGGAAACCCTAAAAAAACAGTTGCTATTTGTGAAGATATTACGCAACGTAAAGAAGCTGAATCAAGATTACAATCTTTAGCAGATAATTTGCCAGGAGTAGTTTTTCAATATTTTTTATATCCAGATAATACAGATAAATTAAAGGCTATAACAGCAGGTTCACAAGAGGTTTGGGGTTTTACAGCGAAAGATGTGGAGCAAAATAATCAGCTAGTTTGGAGCCAAGTTGAGGCAGGTGGAGATCTAGATATTGTTAAAACAAGTATTTCAGAATCAATAAAAACTCAAACCAAATGGTCTGCTCAATGGAAATATGTGATGCCTAATGGAGAAATTAAAACACATTTGGGTTATGGATCTCCTAATTTGTTAGCAGATGGCACTGTAATGTTTAATTCTGTAATTTTAGATGTTACTGAAGAGGCTAAAAATGAACTTTTACTTGAGCAAACCAACAAAATAGCAAAAATTGGTAGTTGGGAAATGGACTTGATAAGCCAAGAAGGAGATAAGATGTTTTGGTCTCCAAGTATAAAAGAAATATTAGAAATAGATAGTAACTATAACCCTACATTAAAAGATGGAATAGAATTTCATATAGGAGAAAGTAGAGAACGAATAAAAAATGCCTTAATGCTTTTAATTAAAGATGGTATTGAGTTCGATGAAGAAATTTTATTACGCACAGCAACAGGCAAACAACGTTGGTGCAGAGCTATTGGTAAAAGCGAAATAATAAATGGAAAAAACACTAGAATTTATGGAAGTTACCAAGACATCCATGAGAAAAAAATTGCCATGCAAGAATTAAAGAAGAGTTTAAAATCTTTAAAAGATTTTAAATATTCTTTAGATCAGTCTGCTATTATTGCTTTTACAAATCAAAAAGGCGAAATTACCTCTGTAAATGAAAATTTTTGTGACATAACAGGTTACAATAAAAATGAGGTTATTAGGAAAACATTAAAAATACTTAATTCTAATTATCATTCAGAATTATTTTTTAAGGAATTATGGAAAACAATAACTTCTGGCAAAGTTTGGCGTGGAGAAATAAAAAATAAGACTAAAGATGGTTCTTATTATTGGGTAGATGCAACTATAGTTCCTTTTTTAGATGAAAATAACAAACCGACCCAATATTTAGCAATCAACTTTGATATTACTGAAAGAAAAAAAGTAGAAGAAGAAAAAACTAGATTCCAAGAAACTCTAGAAAATAGTTTAAATGAGGTTTATATGTTTGATTATGAAACTTATAAATTTATTTATGTGAATAAAGGAGCAATTCAGAATTTAGGATATTCAAAGGAAGAAATCAAAGAGTTAACCCCACTCGATTTAAAAGCAAACCATACAGCATCCACTTTTAATGAATTATTAGCTCCTTTGCACAATAATGAAAAAAGTAAAGTAGTATTTTTTACAAATCATATAAGAAAAGACGGAAGTATTTATCCAGTAGAAGTCCATATAACCTTAGTTGATGAAGCCAATCATAAAAATTTTATTGCTATAGTTTTAGATATTACAGAACGAAAAAAAGCGCAAGAAAATTTACTTTTAACAACAGAACGATTACGAATAGCAACAACGTCTGTAAAAATAGGTATCTGGGATTGGGATGTTGTTAACGATATCCTAACTTGGGATGATAGGATGCTTGAGTTGTATGGAGTAAAGAAGGAAAATTTTGACGGAGCACTAAGTGCTTGGCAAAAAAGTGTACATCCTGATGATTTAGAATGGACAAGTAAACATTTGTTAGATACTATAAATGGAGTACATAATTTTAATTCAGTTTTTAGAGTTGTTTGGCCAGACAAATCCATACACTATATTGAAGCAAATGCTACTGTTATTAGAGATAAAGAAGGAATTGCTTTGCGAATGATTGGTGGTAACATAGATATTACTGAGTCAAAGAAAATACAATCAGAAATTTTAGAAGCAAAAGAACAAGTAGAAATTAGTGAAGCTAAATTTAAATCGTATACAGAAAAGTCTCCTATTGCAATTTTTACAACAGATTTAAGTGGCAGTTATACCTACGTTAACGAAACCTGGCTTAGTTTAACAGGATTGGTTTTAGAAGAGGCTTTGAGTCCCTCAGGTTGGTCAAAAGCTGTACATCCTAGCGATTTAAAAAAAGTAAATAAGAATTGGTATAAATCCGTTAAATCTAATGGAAAATGGAAATATGAGTACAGGTTTATTAATAAAAAAACTGAAAACATTATTTGGGTAGAAGCCACTGCAAAAGAACTCTTTAACGATAAAAATGAGCTTATTGGTTATCTTGGAACCAATGTAAATATAACTGATAGAAAGAAGGCAGAAGAAATGTATCGATTATTGGCAGACAATACTAATGATATTATAGCGCTTCAAGAACCTAATTCAAACATTAAATATATAAGTCCTGCTGTAGAAAGCTTATTGGGGTATAAACAAGACGAATTACTCAAAAAACAATTTAGGGAAGTAATTCACAAGGATGATATGACTTATATTAACAAAGAATTTAATGAAAAACTCTTAAAGGGAATTGTCATAGAAGCAATAACTTATAGAGCTCAGCATAAAAAAGGTCATTTTGTTTGGTTGGAAACTTTAATTTCGCCTATCATGAAAGACAACGAAATTGTTTCTCTAATATCAACTAGTAGAGATGTTACACAATGGATGTTTGCAAAAAAAGAAATAGAAGATTACCAATCTTCTCTTCAAAAATTAACGAGTGAAATTTCTTTAATCGAAGAAAAACAAAAAAAAGAAATTGCAGCTAATATTCATGATCATTTAAGTCAATCTTTAGTAATTTCAAAAATGAGAATTACAGAGTTGGAAAAGAAAACCGAATTAAAAAATATACAAAAAGATCTTGAGTTTATAAAATCACATATCTCTAGTGCGTTAGAAAACAGTAGAACAATAACATACGAACTTTCTCCACCTGTTTTATATCAATTAGGAGTGGTACATGCCTTAGATTGGTTTGCAGAAGAAATAGAAGAAAAATACGGTATTAAATTTAACTTTAATAGCAATGTAGACACTATTAAACTTACTGATTTTAAATCAATTTTAATATTTCGTTGTGTTCAGGAAGCTGTTACAAATACTATAAAATATGCAGAAGCAACTTTGATAACTTTAGAGTTGATTAAACATAAAAATGCAGTTGATATTTTAATTACAGATAATGGAAAAGGTTTTGATACTGCTGTATTAAATACTGGTGGAAATTCTAGTTCTGGTTTTGGTTTATTTGCAGTAAAAGAGCGTATTAGAAGTTTGAATGGGAAATTTATAATTACATCAGAATTAAAAATTGGTACAAAGATTAAAATTTACGTACCTTTAGACATATGA
- a CDS encoding response regulator transcription factor: MNSSRKINIILVDDHQMLRDGLRNLIEQKANLQILAEASNGREAIKLCAKLNPDVVITDISMPSLNGVEAAKQILKDNPEIKIIGLSMHANRKFVQAMFQAGGYGYLLKDGDVNELITAITTVMQNRKYLSKNINQDYLYSLNEDEDLKKISSRETEVLQLLAEGKSSKEIGEVLFLSSKTVDVHRNNLMKKLDLHTIPELTKFAIREGLTSL; this comes from the coding sequence ATGAATTCCTCAAGAAAAATAAATATCATTTTAGTTGATGACCATCAAATGTTACGAGATGGTTTAAGGAATCTTATTGAGCAAAAAGCAAACTTGCAAATTCTTGCAGAGGCATCAAATGGCAGAGAGGCTATTAAATTGTGTGCAAAATTAAACCCAGATGTAGTAATTACAGATATTTCTATGCCTAGTTTAAATGGTGTTGAAGCTGCAAAACAAATTCTTAAAGATAATCCAGAAATTAAAATTATTGGTCTTTCTATGCATGCCAATAGAAAATTTGTGCAAGCCATGTTTCAAGCAGGAGGTTATGGCTATTTATTAAAAGATGGTGATGTAAATGAGTTAATTACTGCAATTACTACTGTAATGCAAAATAGAAAATACCTTTCTAAAAATATCAATCAAGATTACTTATATTCTTTAAACGAAGACGAAGATTTAAAAAAAATAAGTAGTAGAGAAACCGAGGTTTTACAACTATTAGCCGAAGGAAAATCATCTAAAGAAATAGGCGAAGTATTGTTTCTTAGTTCTAAAACTGTAGATGTTCATCGAAATAATTTAATGAAAAAATTAGATTTACACACCATACCTGAACTTACAAAATTTGCAATTCGTGAAGGTTTAACATCTTTATAA
- a CDS encoding NADPH:quinone oxidoreductase family protein gives MKAILCTKFGKPETLQYKEIETPSIKSDEILLNVKACSLNFPDTLIIQGKYQFKPEFPFSPGSDVAGIIEKVGKDITHLKKGDEVVGFIPFGGFAEKAVVKAKDCFPKPKGMSMVNAAAFLLAYGTSYHALKDRANLQKGETILILGASGGVGLTALELAKLMGAKVIAAASTKEKLALCQQYGADELINYTEENLKDTVKELTKGKGVNIIYDPVGGDFSEQALRAIAWKGRHLVVGFANGEIPKIPINLALLKGASMVGVFWGAFVQKEPKKSLENSIQLLTWFAKGDLKPHIDKIYSLKNAPKALESMMQRKTKGKIVIDMEL, from the coding sequence ATGAAAGCAATTCTTTGTACAAAATTCGGAAAACCAGAAACTCTACAATATAAAGAAATAGAAACGCCCTCTATTAAAAGTGATGAAATTCTATTAAATGTAAAAGCTTGTAGCTTAAATTTTCCAGATACTTTAATTATTCAAGGCAAATACCAGTTTAAACCTGAGTTTCCTTTTTCTCCAGGAAGTGATGTTGCAGGAATTATAGAAAAAGTTGGTAAAGATATTACGCATTTAAAAAAAGGAGATGAGGTTGTTGGTTTTATTCCTTTTGGCGGTTTTGCAGAAAAAGCTGTTGTAAAAGCTAAAGATTGTTTCCCCAAACCAAAAGGAATGAGTATGGTAAATGCGGCTGCTTTTTTATTAGCTTACGGTACTTCTTATCATGCTTTAAAAGACAGAGCAAATTTACAAAAAGGAGAAACTATTTTAATTTTAGGTGCTTCTGGTGGTGTTGGTTTAACAGCTTTAGAGTTGGCAAAATTAATGGGTGCAAAAGTTATTGCAGCAGCGTCAACTAAAGAAAAGTTAGCTTTATGCCAACAGTATGGAGCAGATGAGCTTATTAATTATACTGAAGAAAATTTAAAAGATACAGTAAAAGAGTTAACCAAGGGAAAAGGTGTAAACATAATTTACGATCCTGTTGGAGGTGATTTTTCTGAACAAGCTTTAAGAGCAATTGCTTGGAAAGGAAGACATTTGGTTGTTGGTTTTGCCAATGGTGAAATTCCTAAAATACCAATTAATTTAGCATTGTTAAAAGGCGCAAGTATGGTAGGGGTTTTTTGGGGTGCATTTGTTCAAAAAGAACCCAAAAAAAGTTTAGAAAATAGTATACAATTATTAACATGGTTTGCAAAAGGAGATTTAAAACCACATATTGATAAAATATATTCTTTAAAAAATGCTCCTAAAGCATTAGAAAGTATGATGCAAAGAAAAACGAAAGGTAAAATTGTAATTGATATGGAATTGTAA